From a region of the Ktedonobacterales bacterium genome:
- a CDS encoding PQQ-binding-like beta-propeller repeat protein — translation MRSRMAHVLILLSLFALAGCGENALLPTAPSSLSPTTVPKPASPPPLSLYFSAMTPNASPDAPIEAVPQSAISALDANTGKLRWTYITGAQVQNVPVVDHDTLYVGADNQTVYALNAGNGSVRWKASVGGEPHVITVQNGLVYGDIALNSGGRSTLGPIFALDARNGSIAWRSQINGSFFGLIHGVVYVATADNKLYALDAAHGSARWQFQMDYPFAGLKVVAEQVYLLAAHRASDAPNVVLYVLNASTGALQWRYPAARKDLENLDLIDADNGALYLLASGQQNLAALPLALALNASDGSVLWQYQASGKSSSFTSSTLDNGTLYLGTTTGQLLALSEQDGLVRWHTKITSTMNIDLVHDGAIYLTLSNEGVTALKTSSGAVLWRYRSADYVGISSAKDAALYGFSVSSSFDPDSHNYVLALNANNGSLLWSYDAGTGSIFPVLS, via the coding sequence ATGCGAAGCAGAATGGCGCATGTGTTGATACTCCTGAGCCTGTTTGCGCTGGCCGGATGTGGCGAAAACGCGCTGCTACCTACCGCGCCGTCTTCCCTTTCCCCTACGACGGTTCCGAAGCCCGCGAGTCCGCCGCCGCTGAGTTTGTATTTCAGCGCGATGACGCCCAACGCTTCACCAGATGCCCCGATAGAAGCTGTGCCACAGTCCGCCATTTCGGCGCTCGATGCCAATACCGGCAAGCTGCGCTGGACCTATATCACCGGGGCGCAGGTGCAAAATGTGCCGGTGGTGGACCATGATACGCTCTACGTTGGCGCCGATAATCAGACGGTCTACGCGCTGAACGCTGGCAATGGCAGCGTGCGCTGGAAGGCCAGCGTCGGCGGGGAGCCGCATGTGATTACGGTGCAGAATGGATTGGTCTATGGAGATATTGCCCTGAACTCAGGGGGCCGCTCTACACTTGGACCCATTTTTGCTCTGGATGCCCGCAACGGCTCCATCGCGTGGCGCTCTCAGATCAACGGCTCATTCTTTGGGTTGATTCATGGCGTGGTCTATGTGGCGACAGCCGATAATAAGCTGTACGCGCTGGACGCCGCGCATGGATCGGCGCGCTGGCAGTTCCAGATGGACTATCCCTTTGCCGGGCTAAAAGTTGTGGCGGAGCAGGTCTATCTGCTCGCGGCTCATCGGGCCAGCGATGCGCCGAATGTGGTCCTCTATGTCCTCAATGCCAGCACTGGCGCTTTGCAGTGGCGCTACCCAGCCGCCAGGAAAGACCTGGAGAACCTGGACCTGATTGACGCCGACAACGGCGCGCTCTATCTGCTCGCCAGCGGGCAGCAGAACCTGGCTGCTTTGCCGCTGGCCCTGGCGTTGAATGCCAGCGACGGCTCTGTGCTGTGGCAATACCAGGCGAGTGGTAAATCCTCCTCATTTACCTCATCAACGTTGGACAACGGCACGCTCTACCTGGGGACTACTACCGGTCAACTGCTTGCCCTCAGCGAGCAGGATGGCCTGGTGCGCTGGCACACGAAGATCACCAGTACGATGAATATTGATCTGGTGCATGACGGGGCGATCTATCTGACCCTCTCCAATGAGGGTGTGACCGCGCTCAAGACGAGCAGCGGCGCCGTCCTCTGGCGCTATAGATCGGCAGACTACGTGGGCATCAGCAGCGCCAAAGATGCTGCGTTGTATGGCTTTTCTGTCTCCAGTTCTTTTGACCCCGATAGCCACAACTATGTCCTGGCCCTCAATGCAAACAACGGTTCGCTCCTCTGGAGCTACGACGCCGGAACGGGTTCCATCTTTCCTGTGCTGAGCTAG